In one Stegostoma tigrinum isolate sSteTig4 chromosome 28, sSteTig4.hap1, whole genome shotgun sequence genomic region, the following are encoded:
- the emc1 gene encoding ER membrane protein complex subunit 1 isoform X1: protein MLGFWRTVLSVHSGILEDRAVMVVLCEIWLLFALFEFSAAIYEDQVGKFDWRRQYVGKPRFAYFDTPTQNARKLMVTTENNVIASLNLRNGEIIWRQVDKEGPEGNVDLMLFHGQDVLTVSGGGRLLRSWDTNIGGLNWEILLETGSLQTGSLIGFAEGVKYIAILKKASISLHYLSNGHQKWSEALPESEKIQYQLLYSSGSGAVYLVGMVAGSHLVIIRYDIEDGKIIEQVTLSAPWIRRLQDLCGIVADGILTCIDRESHSLWILPLVSEHEPEQVVLQSLELELAEKFEGKILTTQSSPLVASSAQFCLQLSESHYALLQLHDGVVSLLRDFVQAVLVSFATTGDKVVAAVMTAKNKTAFGVNLYSAENGRRLLDTAMNFNLDPNCGQPEQLYIHAFLKKDDSVGYRALVQTLDHALIFIQQPGRIIWTREEALAQVVTMEMVDLPLTGTQAELEGEFGKKADGPMAMFMKRLSSQLILLQAWSSQLLKMFYDARKPRSHSKNEITIENLARDEFNLQKMMVMVTASGKLFGIDSSSGTILWKQYFENVKPGSSFKLAVQRTTAHFPHPPQCTLIIKDKETRLSSLHVFNPIFGKRSHINPPVLTRPILQSLLLPIIDQDYAKVLLLIDDEHKVTVFPSSRNILQQLQDSAPVIFFYLVDPVLGKLNGFRLHKDLRTEQIWEVVIPTETQKIVIVKGKRSNEHVHSQGRVMGDRSVLYKYLNPNLLAVVTESIDTHHERTFICVYLIDGVTGRIIHESVQRKARGPVYVVHSENWVVYQYWNTKSRRNEMTVLELYEGTEQYNSTAFSSLDRPFSPMIFQQSYIFPSAISLVEATITDKGITSRHLLIGLHSGGILSLPKAFLDPRRPEVPSEQSREENLIPYAPELPIRSEWYINYNQSVSRVRGIYTAPSGLESTCLVVVYGLDIFQTRVYPSKQFDVLKDDYDYVLISSVLFGLIFTTMITKRLAQVKLLNRAWR, encoded by the exons ATGCTGGGATTTTGGAGGACCGTTCTCTCTGTACATTCTGGGATATTGGAGGACCGAGCAGTGATGGTGGTCCTCTGTGAGATTTGGCTTCTTTTCGCTCTCTTTGAGTTTTCAGCGGCGATTTACGAGGATCAAGTCGGGAAGTTCGACTG GCGACGTCAATATGTTGGGAAGCCTCGGTTTGCATATTTTGATACACCTACACAGAATGCAAGGAAACTCATGGTTACTACAGAGAATAACGTGATTGCTTCTCTCAACTTAAGAAATGGGGAGATCA TCTGGCGTCAGGTGGATAAAGAAGGTCCTGAGGGGAATGTGGATCTGATGTTGTTCCATGGGCAGG ATGTACTGACTGTGTCAGGAGGAGGGCGATTGTTGCGCTCATGGGATACAAACATTGGTGGCTTGAACTGGGAGATCTTGCTTGAGACTGGAAG TTTGCAGACAGGTTCTCTTATTGGCTTTGCTGAAGGAGTGAAGTACATTGCCATTCTGAAGAAAGCGTCCATTTCCCTCCATTATCTCTCGAATGGTCATCAGAAATGGAGTGAAGCTTTACCAGAAAG TGAAAAGATCCAATATCAGCTCCTGTACTCGTCAGGAAGTGGCGCAGTGTATTTAGTAGGGATGGTTGCTGGCTCTCATCTTGTCATCATTCGGTATGACATTGAGGATGGAAAAATCATTGAACAG GTGACTCTGTCAGCTCCCTGGATCCGACGTTTGCAGGACCTCTGTGGAATTGTTGCAGATGGGATCTTGACATGCATAGACAGGGAATCTCACTCTCTTTGGATATTGCCATTGGTGTCTGAACATGAACCCGAGCAGGTTGTTCTACAG TCTCTAGAGCTGGAACTAGCCGAGAAGTTTGAGGGAAAGATTTTAACAACCCAGTCATCTCCGTTGGTGGCGTCGTCTGCTCAGTTCTGCCTTCAGTTGTCGGAGTCCCATTATGCATTATTACAGCTGCATGATGGTGTAGTAAGTTTACTACGTGACTTTGTACAG GCTGTGTTAGTTTCCTTTGCTACAACTGGTGACAAAGTGGTGGCAGCTGTAATGACAGCCAAAAACAAAACG GCTTTTGGTGTGAATCTGTATTCGGCAGAGAATGGCAGACGGCTGTTGGACACAGCTATGAACTTTAACCTGGATCCAAACTGTGGCCAACCTGAACAG CTCTATAttcatgcatttctgaagaaagatgatTCTGTTGGCTATCGCGCACTGGTTCAGACCCTTGACCATGCATTGATTTTCATCCAGCAACCAG GTCGGATTATTTGGACACGGGAAGAGGCGTTAGCACAAGTTGTTACCATGGAAATGGTTGATTTGCCTCTGACAGGAACACAGGCAGAACTGGAGGGTGAATTTGGGAAGAAAGCAG ATGGTCCAATGGCAATGTTCATGAAGAGACTGTCCTCCCAGCTAATCCTTCTACAAGCATGGAGTTCCCAGCTGCTTAAAATGTTCTATGATGCACGAAAACCTCGCAGCCACTCAAAGAATGAAATAACAATAGAGAACCTGGCCCGGGATGAGTTTAACCTGCAGaagatgatggtgatggtgacagcATCTGGAAAG CTTTTCGGGATTGACAGTAGCTCTGGGACTATTTTGTGGAAGCAGTACTTTGagaatgtgaaaccaggatcCTCCTTCAAATTGGCTGTGCAACGAACGACAGCTCACTTCCCCCACCCACCACAGTGTACCCTGATTATTAAGGACAAG GAAACTAGACTGAGTTCTCTTCACGTTTTCAATCCGATCTTTGGAAAGCGGAGCCACATCAACCCACCAGTCCTAACCCGGCCTATTCTTCAGTCTTTGCTGCTTCCAATTATAGACCAAGATTATGCGAAGGTCTTACTCCTGATTGACGATGAACACAAG GTGACAGTCTTTCCCTCCAGTAGAAATATCCTGCAGCAGCTCCAGGATTCTGCACCTGTAATTTTTTTCTACCTCGTGGATCCTGTTTTGGGGAAGTTAAATGGATTCCGTCTCCACAAG GACCTTAGGACAGAGCAGATATGGGAAGTGGTGATTCCAACAGAAACACAAAAAATAGTGATTGTGAAAGGAAAACGTTCGAATGAGCATGTGCACTCGCAGGGCCGTGTCATGGGAGATCGCAGTGTCCTCTATAAG TATCTGAATCCTAACTTGCTGGCAGTGGTTACCGAGAGCATTGATACACATCATGAACGGACCTTCATCTGTGTCTACCTTATCGATGGGGTGACTGGACGAATCATTCATGAATCTGTGCAGCGGAAAGCAAGGGGACCAGTTTATGTTGTGCACTCTGAAAACTGGGTGGTG TACCAGTACTGGAACACCAAGTCCCGAAGAAATGAAATGACTGTTTTGGAACTATACGAGGGAACAGAGCAATATAACAGTACAGCATTCAGCTCGCTTGATCGTCCTTTCTCTCCCATGATCTTTCAACAGTCTTACATCTTTCCTTCAGCCATCAGTCTCGTAGAGGCCACGATCACAGACAAAGGGATCACTAGCCGTCACTTGTTGA TTGGTCTGCACTCTGGAGGAATTCTTTCTTTGCCAAAAGCATTTCTGGATCCTCGACGTCCAGAGGTTCCATCTGAGCAAAGTCG GGAAGAGAACTTGATTCCGTATGCTCCAGAACTACCAATCCGATCAGAGTGGTATATCAACTACAATCAGTCTGTTTCAAGAGTGCGGGGAATTTATACAGCTCCTTCTGGTCTGgagtccacatgcttg GTTGTTGTCTATGGACTGGACATCTTCCAGACTCGAGTTTACCCATCAAAGCAGTTTGACGTTCTAAAAGATGATTACGACTATGTGCTCATCAGCAGTGTCCTCTTCGGATTGATTTTTACAACCATGATCACGAAGCGCCTTGCCCAAGTGAAGCTCCTGAACCGAGCTTGGCGATAG
- the emc1 gene encoding ER membrane protein complex subunit 1 isoform X2: protein MLGFWRTVLSVHSGILEDRAVMVVLCEIWLLFALFEFSAAIYEDQVGKFDWRRQYVGKPRFAYFDTPTQNARKLMVTTENNVIASLNLRNGEIIWRQVDKEGPEGNVDLMLFHGQDVLTVSGGGRLLRSWDTNIGGLNWEILLETGSLQTGSLIGFAEGVKYIAILKKASISLHYLSNGHQKWSEALPESEKIQYQLLYSSGSGAVYLVGMVAGSHLVIIRYDIEDGKIIEQVTLSAPWIRRLQDLCGIVADGILTCIDRESHSLWILPLVSEHEPEQVVLQSLELELAEKFEGKILTTQSSPLVASSAQFCLQLSESHYALLQLHDGVVSLLRDFVQAVLVSFATTGDKVVAAVMTAKNKTAFGVNLYSAENGRRLLDTAMNFNLDPNCGQPEQLYIHAFLKKDDSVGYRALVQTLDHALIFIQQPGRIIWTREEALAQVVTMEMVDLPLTGTQAELEGEFGKKADGPMAMFMKRLSSQLILLQAWSSQLLKMFYDARKPRSHSKNEITIENLARDEFNLQKMMVMVTASGKLFGIDSSSGTILWKQYFENVKPGSSFKLAVQRTTAHFPHPPQCTLIIKDKETRLSSLHVFNPIFGKRSHINPPVLTRPILQSLLLPIIDQDYAKVLLLIDDEHKDLRTEQIWEVVIPTETQKIVIVKGKRSNEHVHSQGRVMGDRSVLYKYLNPNLLAVVTESIDTHHERTFICVYLIDGVTGRIIHESVQRKARGPVYVVHSENWVVYQYWNTKSRRNEMTVLELYEGTEQYNSTAFSSLDRPFSPMIFQQSYIFPSAISLVEATITDKGITSRHLLIGLHSGGILSLPKAFLDPRRPEVPSEQSREENLIPYAPELPIRSEWYINYNQSVSRVRGIYTAPSGLESTCLVVVYGLDIFQTRVYPSKQFDVLKDDYDYVLISSVLFGLIFTTMITKRLAQVKLLNRAWR from the exons ATGCTGGGATTTTGGAGGACCGTTCTCTCTGTACATTCTGGGATATTGGAGGACCGAGCAGTGATGGTGGTCCTCTGTGAGATTTGGCTTCTTTTCGCTCTCTTTGAGTTTTCAGCGGCGATTTACGAGGATCAAGTCGGGAAGTTCGACTG GCGACGTCAATATGTTGGGAAGCCTCGGTTTGCATATTTTGATACACCTACACAGAATGCAAGGAAACTCATGGTTACTACAGAGAATAACGTGATTGCTTCTCTCAACTTAAGAAATGGGGAGATCA TCTGGCGTCAGGTGGATAAAGAAGGTCCTGAGGGGAATGTGGATCTGATGTTGTTCCATGGGCAGG ATGTACTGACTGTGTCAGGAGGAGGGCGATTGTTGCGCTCATGGGATACAAACATTGGTGGCTTGAACTGGGAGATCTTGCTTGAGACTGGAAG TTTGCAGACAGGTTCTCTTATTGGCTTTGCTGAAGGAGTGAAGTACATTGCCATTCTGAAGAAAGCGTCCATTTCCCTCCATTATCTCTCGAATGGTCATCAGAAATGGAGTGAAGCTTTACCAGAAAG TGAAAAGATCCAATATCAGCTCCTGTACTCGTCAGGAAGTGGCGCAGTGTATTTAGTAGGGATGGTTGCTGGCTCTCATCTTGTCATCATTCGGTATGACATTGAGGATGGAAAAATCATTGAACAG GTGACTCTGTCAGCTCCCTGGATCCGACGTTTGCAGGACCTCTGTGGAATTGTTGCAGATGGGATCTTGACATGCATAGACAGGGAATCTCACTCTCTTTGGATATTGCCATTGGTGTCTGAACATGAACCCGAGCAGGTTGTTCTACAG TCTCTAGAGCTGGAACTAGCCGAGAAGTTTGAGGGAAAGATTTTAACAACCCAGTCATCTCCGTTGGTGGCGTCGTCTGCTCAGTTCTGCCTTCAGTTGTCGGAGTCCCATTATGCATTATTACAGCTGCATGATGGTGTAGTAAGTTTACTACGTGACTTTGTACAG GCTGTGTTAGTTTCCTTTGCTACAACTGGTGACAAAGTGGTGGCAGCTGTAATGACAGCCAAAAACAAAACG GCTTTTGGTGTGAATCTGTATTCGGCAGAGAATGGCAGACGGCTGTTGGACACAGCTATGAACTTTAACCTGGATCCAAACTGTGGCCAACCTGAACAG CTCTATAttcatgcatttctgaagaaagatgatTCTGTTGGCTATCGCGCACTGGTTCAGACCCTTGACCATGCATTGATTTTCATCCAGCAACCAG GTCGGATTATTTGGACACGGGAAGAGGCGTTAGCACAAGTTGTTACCATGGAAATGGTTGATTTGCCTCTGACAGGAACACAGGCAGAACTGGAGGGTGAATTTGGGAAGAAAGCAG ATGGTCCAATGGCAATGTTCATGAAGAGACTGTCCTCCCAGCTAATCCTTCTACAAGCATGGAGTTCCCAGCTGCTTAAAATGTTCTATGATGCACGAAAACCTCGCAGCCACTCAAAGAATGAAATAACAATAGAGAACCTGGCCCGGGATGAGTTTAACCTGCAGaagatgatggtgatggtgacagcATCTGGAAAG CTTTTCGGGATTGACAGTAGCTCTGGGACTATTTTGTGGAAGCAGTACTTTGagaatgtgaaaccaggatcCTCCTTCAAATTGGCTGTGCAACGAACGACAGCTCACTTCCCCCACCCACCACAGTGTACCCTGATTATTAAGGACAAG GAAACTAGACTGAGTTCTCTTCACGTTTTCAATCCGATCTTTGGAAAGCGGAGCCACATCAACCCACCAGTCCTAACCCGGCCTATTCTTCAGTCTTTGCTGCTTCCAATTATAGACCAAGATTATGCGAAGGTCTTACTCCTGATTGACGATGAACACAAG GACCTTAGGACAGAGCAGATATGGGAAGTGGTGATTCCAACAGAAACACAAAAAATAGTGATTGTGAAAGGAAAACGTTCGAATGAGCATGTGCACTCGCAGGGCCGTGTCATGGGAGATCGCAGTGTCCTCTATAAG TATCTGAATCCTAACTTGCTGGCAGTGGTTACCGAGAGCATTGATACACATCATGAACGGACCTTCATCTGTGTCTACCTTATCGATGGGGTGACTGGACGAATCATTCATGAATCTGTGCAGCGGAAAGCAAGGGGACCAGTTTATGTTGTGCACTCTGAAAACTGGGTGGTG TACCAGTACTGGAACACCAAGTCCCGAAGAAATGAAATGACTGTTTTGGAACTATACGAGGGAACAGAGCAATATAACAGTACAGCATTCAGCTCGCTTGATCGTCCTTTCTCTCCCATGATCTTTCAACAGTCTTACATCTTTCCTTCAGCCATCAGTCTCGTAGAGGCCACGATCACAGACAAAGGGATCACTAGCCGTCACTTGTTGA TTGGTCTGCACTCTGGAGGAATTCTTTCTTTGCCAAAAGCATTTCTGGATCCTCGACGTCCAGAGGTTCCATCTGAGCAAAGTCG GGAAGAGAACTTGATTCCGTATGCTCCAGAACTACCAATCCGATCAGAGTGGTATATCAACTACAATCAGTCTGTTTCAAGAGTGCGGGGAATTTATACAGCTCCTTCTGGTCTGgagtccacatgcttg GTTGTTGTCTATGGACTGGACATCTTCCAGACTCGAGTTTACCCATCAAAGCAGTTTGACGTTCTAAAAGATGATTACGACTATGTGCTCATCAGCAGTGTCCTCTTCGGATTGATTTTTACAACCATGATCACGAAGCGCCTTGCCCAAGTGAAGCTCCTGAACCGAGCTTGGCGATAG